The Neomonachus schauinslandi chromosome 11, ASM220157v2, whole genome shotgun sequence genome contains a region encoding:
- the TMEM126A gene encoding transmembrane protein 126A: MENHEPNDTVKEDLIFNIITRKINQLPEAERNLFEHGSTYVGLNAGLCGLIANSLFRRILNVTQARIAAGLPMAVIPFLTAHISYKGFVSLPLNTGDLNCETCTITRGGLVGLVFGALYPVILAIPVNGGLAARYESAPLPEKGNILTYWTRISKPVFRKMLFPILLQTMFAAYLGSRQYKLIIKALQLPEPGLEIQ, encoded by the exons ATGGAAAATCATGAACCAAATGATACTGTCAAGGAAGACTTAATTTTCAATATCATAACCAGAAAAATTAATCAACTCCCAGAAGCAGAAAG GAATCTGTTTGAACATGGATCAACATATGTTGGACTTAATGCTGGTCTCTGTGGTCTAATAGCAAATAGTCTTTTTCGACGCATCCTAAATGTGACACAGGCTCGTATAGCCGCTGGCTTACCAATGGCAGTGATCCCATTTTTGACTGCGCACATATCTTACAAAGGTTTTGTAAGTTTACCTTTGAATACAG GTGATTTGAATTGTGAAACCTGTACCATAACACGGGGTGGACTGGTTGGTCTCGTTTTTGGTGCTCTGTACCCTGTTATCTTGGCTATACCTGTGAATGGTGGCCTAGCAGCCAG ATATGAGTCAGCCCCGCTGCCAGAGAAAGGAAACATCTTAACTTACTGGACTAGAATTTCTAAGCCTGTCTTTAGAAAGATGTTATTTCCCATTTTGCTCCAGACTATGTTTGCAGCATACCTTGGATCTAGACAATATAAGCTAATTATAAAGGCCCTTCAGTTACCTGAACCTGGCCTAGAAATTCAGTGA